The following proteins are co-located in the Telopea speciosissima isolate NSW1024214 ecotype Mountain lineage chromosome 9, Tspe_v1, whole genome shotgun sequence genome:
- the LOC122640346 gene encoding probable membrane metalloprotease ARASP2, chloroplastic — MILSVFFHIFRKLFSFPTLLPSEKAPKSLKTMIINLSISPPTSSAYSLLNLKSPISKFPFKPKTQLTNSLSSSSSSLCSFSSPFHQFSRENTRYPCEKRNSFRVWAFPGFQLESLESAQSVLEAAAVLAAIIIVHESGHFLAAYLQGIHVSKFAIGFGPVLAKFNSKNVEYSIRAFPLGGFVGFPDNDPDSDIPVDDKNLLKNRPIFDRVLVISAGVIANVIFAYAIVFFQVSSIGLPVQEFLPGVIVPEVRAYSAAARDGLLPGDVILSVNGIELPRSVTSVSQVVDIVKKSPRRNVSLKVERGQQDLEIGVTPDENSDGTGRIGVQLSPNLKIFKVRPKNLSEAFNLSGREFLGLSSNVVDSIKQTFLNFSQSAGKVSGPVAIIAVGAEVARSNIDGLYQFAALLNLNLAIINLLPLPALDGGSLALILIEAARGGRKLPQELEQGIMSSGIMAVLLLGLFLIVRDTLNLDFIKALL, encoded by the coding sequence ATGATCCTATCTGTTTTCTTTCACATCTTTCGTAAGCTTTTTAGCTTTCCTACACTTCTTCCCTCTGAAAAAGCTCCAAAATCTCTAAAAACAATGATTATAAACCTCTCaatctctcctccaacttcatCAGCCTACTCTCTCTTGAATTTGAAGTCACCTATCTCCAAGTTCCCTTTCAAACCTAAAACCCAGTTGACAAATTCgctcagttcttcttcttcttccttgtgttcgttttcttctccatttcatcAGTTTTCTCGTGAGAACACAAGATACCCATGTGAGAAAAGGAACTCTTTTCGGGTATGGGCGTTCCCTGGATTCCAATTAGAAAGTTTAGAAAGCGCTCAATCTGTTCTAGAGGCGGCAGCAGTGTTAGCAGCCATCATCATCGTTCATGAGAGTGGACACTTCCTCGCCGCTTATCTGCAAGGAATCCATGTAAGTAAATTCGCAATTGGGTTTGGTCCAGTACTTGCTAAATTTAATTCAAAGAATGTAGAATACTCCATTAGAGCATTTCCTCTTGGTGGGTTTGTGGGTTTTCCGGATAATGATCCTGATAGTGATATACCCGTCGACGACAAAAATTTGCTCAAGAACAGACCCATCTTCGATAGGGTTCTTGTAATTTCGGCTGGAGTAATTGCCAATGTAATCTTTGCTTATGCCATCGTATTTTTCCAAGTCTCATCGATTGGGTTGCCTGTTCAAGAGTTCTTGCCTGGGGTGATTGTGCCGGAGGTTCGAGCCTATTCAGCTGCTGCCCGAGACGGATTGCTCCCCGGTGATGTTATTCTTTCTGTTAATGGGATTGAATTGCCTAGATCAGTTACTTCTGTTTCTCAGGTTGTTGATATCGTTAAGAAAAGTCCCAGAAGGAATGTGTCTCTCAAAGTTGAGAGAGGACAGCAGGATTTGGAAATTGGTGTTACTCCTGATGAAAACTCTGATGGGACTGGGAGGATAGGAGTTCAGTTATCTCCTaatcttaaaattttcaagGTTAGGCCGAAGAATCTCTCGGAAGCTTTCAACCTCTCTGGAAGGGAATTTTTGGGTCTCTCATCCAATGTTGTCGACAGCATAAAACAGACTTTTCTCAATTTTTCGCAGTCAGCTGGAAAGGTTTCGGGGCCTGTAGCTATAATAGCTGTTGGAGCAGAAGTTGCAAGGTCGAACATTGATGGGCTTTATCAATTTGCTGCTTTGCTCAACCTTAATCTTGCTATCATAAACCTTCTTCCCTTGCCTGCTTTAGATGGGGGTTCCTTGGCTTTGATCCTCATAGAGGCAGCTAGAGGTGGCAGAAAGCTTCCTCAAGAATTAGAACAAGGAATTATGTCTTCAGGGATTATGgctgttcttcttcttgggtTATTCCTCATTGTCCGGGATACACTTAATCTTGATTTCATTAAAGCCTTGTTGTGA
- the LOC122640305 gene encoding homeobox-leucine zipper protein HOX11-like has protein sequence MTAFLIKCRYIFTYDDICKICRNNSTQSAAIAPISCSVSIFKGGNSSNNKRYNTQATDADAMNDIDTTQRASSRASDEDENGLARKKLRLSKEQSAFLEESFKVHNTLNPKQKLALAKQLNLRPRQVEVWFQNRRARTKLKQTEVDCGYLKRCCETLTEENRRLQKQCQRKDPVMGIRSRSF, from the exons ATGACggcatttttaataaaatgtcgGTATATCTTCACATATGACGACATTTGTAAAATATGCCGCAATAACTCAACCCAAAGTGCCGCCATtgcaccaatttcttgtagtgtctCCATATTCAAAGGAGGGAACAGTAGCAACAACAAAAGATACAACACTCAAGCCACTGACGCCGATGCCATGAACGATATCGATACGACTCAGAGAGCTTCTTCGAGAGCGAGCGATGAGGACGAGAACGGTCTCGCTCGAAAGAAGCTCAGGCTCTCCAAAGAACAGTCCGCTTTCCTGGAAGAGAGCTTCAAAGTGCACAATACTCTTAACCCT AAACAAAAGCTTGCTCTTGCAAAACAGCTCAATCTTCGACCTCGCCAAGTGGAAGTTTGGTTTCAGAACAGAAGAGCCAG aacGAAGCTAAAACAGACGGAGGTGGATTGCGGGTATCTGAAGAGGTGCTGCGAGACATTGACGGAGGAAAACAGAAGACTACAAAAACAGTGTCAGAGAAAAGACCCAGTGATGGGGATTCGTTCTCGCAGTTTCTGA